The window GTTTGCCGTGTGCTCCACGCCCTCTCCTTCGCGCCCTAGCCTAACTGTCAGGTCAACGCGGACGCAACCAAGGGCCATGCCTTCGGCATTTTCATGGCCCTCGGTTGTGCCCTCCGCCCTGGCGGGCTCCGGCGCCGGTTACCTTGGTAGTTAGGCCTTCGTTTCCGGAACTCTCTGGAAGTCAAATGAGGGTGTATTGGTGACTTTTGAGCTTGACTTGACGTACCAATAGGCGTACGCTCCATGTAAAGGAGTTCGACATGCAAACACTCACCGCCAGTGAAGCGCGTGCCAACCTCTACCGCCTCATGGATCAGGCAGCAGAGTCGCACCAGCCCATCACCATCGCAGGAAAGCGCCACGACGCCGTGCTGCTGTCAGCCGAAGACTGGCAAGCCATTCAAGAAACGCTCTACCTGCTCTCTGTACCAGGCATGCGTGAGTCCATCAAGGAAGGCATGGCCGAGCCAGCAGACACGTGCGCCAAGGAGCTTGACTGGTGAGTTGGGAGTTGGTCTTTGCCAAGCACGCGCAAAAAGATGCACAGAAGCTGGCCGCAAGCGGCTTGAAGGCCAAGGCTCAAGAGCTCTTGGCCA of the Aquabacterium sp. A3 genome contains:
- a CDS encoding type II toxin-antitoxin system Phd/YefM family antitoxin, translating into MQTLTASEARANLYRLMDQAAESHQPITIAGKRHDAVLLSAEDWQAIQETLYLLSVPGMRESIKEGMAEPADTCAKELDW